tggtggtgatgatggtggtgatgatgatgatgatgtggtggtggtggtggtcaCTGAACCGGTCTGCTCTGCTCTTGTGTTCAGTCGGTGCAGATGTCTCTGGCGCAGCGGGTCCTCCTCACCTGGATCTTCTCGCTCCTCTTCCTCGTGCTGCTGGTTCTGAAGCTGGACGGGAAGGTCCGCTGGAGCTGGTTCCTGGTCTTCCTGCCCGTCTGGGTGTTTGATGGCGCTCTGCTGCTGATGCTGGTCGTGAGGATGGCGGGCCGCTGTCGGACCGGGCTGGACCTGCGGCTCAAGCTCTGGTATCTGCTGGCTCTGATGATGAAGGTGGGCTTCTGTGTGACGCTGTGTGCCCGGCTGGAGCAGCTGAC
This DNA window, taken from Puntigrus tetrazona isolate hp1 unplaced genomic scaffold, ASM1883169v1 S000000221, whole genome shotgun sequence, encodes the following:
- the LOC122333179 gene encoding transmembrane protein 60-like; amino-acid sequence: MSLAQRVLLTWIFSLLFLVLLVLKLDGKVRWSWFLVFLPVWVFDGALLLMLVVRMAGRCRTGLDLRLKLWYLLALMMKVGFCVTLCARLEQLTHLRLLIVCVPLWTLLTGAL